In a single window of the Caloenas nicobarica isolate bCalNic1 chromosome 8, bCalNic1.hap1, whole genome shotgun sequence genome:
- the SAG gene encoding S-arrestin isoform X2: MSCPESQKTGTSGKNASSPPKQVIFKKSTRDKALTIYLGKRDFIDNVGNVEPVDGVVLVDPAIIKGKKVYVSLTCAFRYGQEDIDVIGLTFRRDLFFSRVQVYPPVDKPESLSHLQESLLKKLGKNAYPFFFTFPDYLPCSVCLQPAPRDIDKSCGVDFEVKAFSTENVEERIHKRSSARLLIRKVQYAPEKPGPQPCAETTWQFFMSNKPLHLKASLSKEVYYHGEPIPVTITINNSTEKTVKKIKVQVEQVANVVLYSSDYYTKVVAAEEAQEKVQPNSSLTKTLTLLPLLANNRQTREIALDGKLKDEDTNLASSTIIKDGIDKTVMGILVSYKVKVKLTVPGMLGDLTSSEVGTELPFRLMHPKPEEKNPAGKDGEAELVFEEFARQQLKDMLDDEDKNMSSTDE, translated from the exons ATGAGCTGCCCCGAGTCTCAAAAGACAGGGACGAGTGGGAAGAATGCCAGTTCTCCTCCTAAACAAGTTATCTTCAAAAAAAGCACCCGTGACAAAGCT CTAACCATCTACCTGGGAAAGCGGGACTTCATCGATAACGTAGGGAATGTGGAACCTGTAG atggTGTTGTGTTGGTGGATCCTGCAATtatcaaggggaaaaaag TGTACGTGTCCCTGACCTGTGCTTTCCGGTACGGCCAGGAAGACATTGATGTGATTGGCCTCACCTTCCGACGGGACCTGTTCTTCTCCAGGGTCCAGGTGTACCCACCTGTTGACAAGCCAGAGTCTCTCTCCCACTTGCAGGAATCTCTGCTAAAGAAGCTGGGGAAAAATGCTTATCCCTTTTTCTTTACG TTTCCAGATTACCTGCCTTGTTCAgtctgtctgcagcctgcaccTCGTGATATTGATAAG agctgtggggtGGACTTTGAGGTAAAAGCTTTCTCAACAGAGAATGTGGAAGAGAGAATTCACAAGAG gagctcTGCACGCCTGCTGATCCGTAAGGTGCAATATGCTCCCGAAAAGCCTGGACCCCAACCTTGTGCGGAGACCACCTGGCAGTTCTTCATGTCCAACAAGCCATTACACCTGAAAGCTTCTCTGAGTAAAGAG GTGTACTACCACGGTGAGCCCATTCCAGTCACTATCACCATCAacaacagcacagagaaaacagtGAAGAAGATCAAAGTCCAGG TGGAGCAGGTTGCCAATGTGGTTTTGTACTCCAGTGACTACTATACAAAAGTAGTAGCTGCTGAAGAAGCACA ggaaaaggTGCAGCCCAACAGCAGCCTGACCAAGACACTGACGCTTTTGCCCTTGCTTGCAAATAACCGGCAGACCCGGGAAATAGCTCTGGATGGAAAGCTAAAGGATGAGGACACCAACTTGGCTTCTAGTACCAT CATTAAGGATGGAATAGACAAGACAGTGATGGGGATTCTGGTTTCCTACAAGGTCAAAGTGAAGCTCACTGTTCCAGG caTGCTGGGAGACCTCACTTCCAG TGAAGTGGGCACAGAGCTGCCGTTTCGTCTCATGCATCCCAAACCTGAGGAAAAGAACCCAGCAG GGAAGGATGG TGAAGCAGAGCTGGTATTTGAGGAGTTTGCTCGTCAACAGCTCAAAGATATGCTTGATGATGAAGACAAGAATATGTCCTCAACTGATGAGTGA
- the SAG gene encoding S-arrestin isoform X1 has translation MSCPESQKTGTSGKNASSPPKQVIFKKSTRDKALTIYLGKRDFIDNVGNVEPVDGVVLVDPAIIKGKKVYVSLTCAFRYGQEDIDVIGLTFRRDLFFSRVQVYPPVDKPESLSHLQESLLKKLGKNAYPFFFTFPDYLPCSVCLQPAPRDIDKSCGVDFEVKAFSTENVEERIHKRSSARLLIRKVQYAPEKPGPQPCAETTWQFFMSNKPLHLKASLSKEVYYHGEPIPVTITINNSTEKTVKKIKVQVEQVANVVLYSSDYYTKVVAAEEAQEKVQPNSSLTKTLTLLPLLANNRQTREIALDGKLKDEDTNLASSTIIKDGIDKTVMGILVSYKVKVKLTVPGMLGDLTSSEVGTELPFRLMHPKPEEKNPAVKQSWYLRSLLVNSSKICLMMKTRICPQLMSD, from the exons ATGAGCTGCCCCGAGTCTCAAAAGACAGGGACGAGTGGGAAGAATGCCAGTTCTCCTCCTAAACAAGTTATCTTCAAAAAAAGCACCCGTGACAAAGCT CTAACCATCTACCTGGGAAAGCGGGACTTCATCGATAACGTAGGGAATGTGGAACCTGTAG atggTGTTGTGTTGGTGGATCCTGCAATtatcaaggggaaaaaag TGTACGTGTCCCTGACCTGTGCTTTCCGGTACGGCCAGGAAGACATTGATGTGATTGGCCTCACCTTCCGACGGGACCTGTTCTTCTCCAGGGTCCAGGTGTACCCACCTGTTGACAAGCCAGAGTCTCTCTCCCACTTGCAGGAATCTCTGCTAAAGAAGCTGGGGAAAAATGCTTATCCCTTTTTCTTTACG TTTCCAGATTACCTGCCTTGTTCAgtctgtctgcagcctgcaccTCGTGATATTGATAAG agctgtggggtGGACTTTGAGGTAAAAGCTTTCTCAACAGAGAATGTGGAAGAGAGAATTCACAAGAG gagctcTGCACGCCTGCTGATCCGTAAGGTGCAATATGCTCCCGAAAAGCCTGGACCCCAACCTTGTGCGGAGACCACCTGGCAGTTCTTCATGTCCAACAAGCCATTACACCTGAAAGCTTCTCTGAGTAAAGAG GTGTACTACCACGGTGAGCCCATTCCAGTCACTATCACCATCAacaacagcacagagaaaacagtGAAGAAGATCAAAGTCCAGG TGGAGCAGGTTGCCAATGTGGTTTTGTACTCCAGTGACTACTATACAAAAGTAGTAGCTGCTGAAGAAGCACA ggaaaaggTGCAGCCCAACAGCAGCCTGACCAAGACACTGACGCTTTTGCCCTTGCTTGCAAATAACCGGCAGACCCGGGAAATAGCTCTGGATGGAAAGCTAAAGGATGAGGACACCAACTTGGCTTCTAGTACCAT CATTAAGGATGGAATAGACAAGACAGTGATGGGGATTCTGGTTTCCTACAAGGTCAAAGTGAAGCTCACTGTTCCAGG caTGCTGGGAGACCTCACTTCCAG TGAAGTGGGCACAGAGCTGCCGTTTCGTCTCATGCATCCCAAACCTGAGGAAAAGAACCCAGCAG TGAAGCAGAGCTGGTATTTGAGGAGTTTGCTCGTCAACAGCTCAAAGATATGCTTGATGATGAAGACAAGAATATGTCCTCAACTGATGAGTGACTAA